One genomic window of Leptospira paudalimensis includes the following:
- a CDS encoding TolC family protein, which produces MRKIRFYQIKNRFVQLLIVSVICFPLYANDKLKKEFNFDQAIQYALVNNKQVAIAKFEIDFTKADRITAGLRPNPFLNIVADVLPFNPTSKQFDPNRNQYGVSLGFVIETANKREERINVANKRLKMDELVFLETLRKISISTGNLFIATLAARERYLLAEENYKNLVNIVEINRIRFKREDISKLELLRSEVAQDQYAVARVSAQVEYIKLKNELIVFLGLNPSEIDIVLAGNLDSLKLLPKIDANQLLKLATEGRPDYLALVNAEDIALANMKLQRANAVPNFSILFDSLVQQNQYMYGMSANLELPVFSRNQGEIAKSESARKQAAIFREELYLNLAKEMAITEEEIKIRFEALEQMRQISLLKSQQAVKIVELAYKGGGSTLLEFLDTTRSYNETKLKYIDALVEYEKALLNLKYITGFDYEPN; this is translated from the coding sequence ATGCGAAAAATTAGATTTTATCAAATCAAAAATCGATTTGTACAATTATTGATTGTATCTGTTATTTGTTTTCCCCTTTATGCGAATGATAAACTAAAAAAAGAATTTAATTTTGACCAAGCAATTCAATATGCACTTGTAAATAACAAACAAGTTGCCATTGCAAAGTTTGAAATTGATTTTACTAAAGCAGATCGAATCACTGCTGGTTTACGGCCAAATCCTTTTTTGAATATTGTAGCCGATGTTTTACCTTTTAATCCAACTTCAAAACAATTTGATCCAAATCGAAATCAATATGGTGTTAGTTTAGGATTTGTGATTGAAACTGCTAACAAACGGGAAGAACGGATCAATGTCGCCAACAAAAGACTAAAGATGGATGAGTTGGTATTTTTGGAAACTTTGCGAAAAATTTCAATATCCACTGGAAATTTATTCATAGCAACACTTGCAGCAAGGGAACGTTATCTCTTAGCGGAAGAAAATTATAAAAATTTGGTGAATATCGTTGAAATCAACAGAATCAGATTTAAGAGAGAAGACATTTCTAAATTAGAATTATTGAGATCTGAAGTTGCTCAAGATCAATATGCGGTAGCGAGAGTTTCTGCACAGGTTGAATATATTAAATTAAAAAATGAACTAATTGTATTTCTTGGTCTAAATCCGAGTGAAATTGATATTGTGTTAGCTGGTAATTTAGATTCGTTAAAACTACTACCAAAAATTGATGCGAACCAATTATTAAAATTAGCAACTGAAGGAAGGCCTGATTATCTTGCATTAGTGAATGCAGAAGATATTGCATTGGCAAATATGAAACTGCAAAGAGCAAATGCCGTACCAAACTTTAGTATTCTATTTGATTCACTCGTGCAACAAAACCAATATATGTATGGAATGTCTGCAAATTTGGAATTACCTGTATTTTCTAGAAACCAAGGCGAAATTGCAAAAAGTGAATCAGCCAGAAAACAAGCTGCCATATTTCGAGAAGAGTTGTATTTAAACTTAGCAAAGGAAATGGCGATTACAGAAGAAGAAATTAAGATTAGATTTGAAGCACTCGAACAAATGAGACAAATCTCATTATTAAAATCACAACAAGCAGTCAAAATTGTTGAGTTAGCATATAAAGGTGGAGGTTCCACCTTACTAGAGTTTTTGGATACAACTCGATCCTATAATGAAACAAAATTAAAATACATTGATGCCTTAGTTGAATATGAAAAGGCTTTATTAAATCTAAAATACATTACAGGGTTTGATTACGAACCAAATTGA
- a CDS encoding DUF3703 domain-containing protein yields the protein MKLNVMMPTNFKIAYLKEIQNYRDSMSQNNDLAAWRFLERAHIIGQYFPVPHTGSHFRMFLFGIRKGDIKEIYGQFIRLLFGWIGSLFNRIPVGNTGSASVPIFAPMPIPDDLRSLLHNADTEAKGLSGLKE from the coding sequence ATGAAACTAAATGTAATGATGCCCACCAATTTCAAAATTGCCTATCTAAAAGAGATCCAAAACTACAGGGATAGTATGTCGCAAAACAATGATTTGGCTGCCTGGAGATTTCTAGAAAGGGCACATATCATTGGACAATATTTTCCAGTCCCTCATACTGGAAGCCATTTCCGAATGTTTCTCTTTGGCATTAGGAAGGGAGACATTAAAGAAATTTATGGTCAATTCATTCGTTTGCTCTTTGGTTGGATTGGGAGTTTGTTCAACCGAATTCCAGTTGGAAATACGGGAAGTGCATCAGTACCGATTTTTGCTCCCATGCCTATCCCTGATGACTTACGTTCCCTTCTTCACAATGCAGATACCGAAGCAAAAGGTCTTTCTGGATTAAAAGAATAA